From the Silvanigrella paludirubra genome, one window contains:
- a CDS encoding ABC transporter ATP-binding protein, translating to MIDFICIKNLEVVYQVRKITNHTNFKQKLIHIFKSEYEYRTILNNVNLNLNKPGITSIVGKNGSGKTTLIKSIVGIISAKNGVISIFGENISKKHFLNNIGVIFSQKSSLFMENSLIENLQMTLSIYRKSHSINKEINDYISIFDLNKIKDKAIKTYSLGERMKAEIVNLFSYKPKLLFLDEPTIGLDLQSQKYVRDMLKKYINENQAHVLLTSHNLKDILELSDEIYLLNDGLLSKTSIMNYNNENLEYLERILC from the coding sequence ATGATTGATTTTATTTGCATAAAAAATTTAGAAGTTGTATACCAAGTCAGAAAAATAACAAATCACACTAATTTTAAACAAAAATTAATTCATATTTTTAAATCAGAATATGAATACAGAACAATTTTAAATAATGTTAATTTAAATTTAAATAAGCCAGGAATTACTTCAATAGTTGGAAAAAATGGATCAGGTAAAACAACTCTAATAAAGTCAATAGTTGGAATTATTTCTGCAAAAAATGGAGTCATTTCTATTTTTGGAGAAAACATTTCAAAAAAACACTTTTTAAATAACATTGGAGTTATATTTAGTCAAAAAAGTTCATTATTTATGGAAAACTCGTTAATTGAAAATTTACAAATGACTCTTTCTATATATAGAAAGAGTCATTCTATAAATAAAGAAATAAATGATTATATAAGTATCTTTGATTTAAATAAAATTAAAGATAAAGCTATAAAAACTTATTCTTTAGGCGAAAGAATGAAAGCTGAAATTGTAAATTTATTTTCATATAAACCTAAGCTTTTATTTTTAGATGAACCAACAATTGGATTAGATCTTCAATCTCAAAAATATGTAAGGGATATGCTAAAAAAATATATCAATGAAAATCAAGCTCATGTTCTTTTAACTTCTCATAACTTAAAAGACATTCTAGAATTATCTGATGAAATATATTTATTAAATGATGGATTATTATCTAAAACCTCAATAATGAATTATAATAATGAAAATTTGGAATATTTAGAGAGAATTTTATGCTAA
- a CDS encoding ABC-2 family transporter protein, giving the protein MLSYIFFIKNSFINFYRNKWSFLGIITFLVIMYSIEGFFWYGFYNNSINKLYSKNSIILYIMIALTMHQIVSCVGKPDQLSEDIETGSIDYFILKPLNYINILVSIHIGYVIARFLALSPIILFILCLNSITHIFIKVTLLFIFSVLCGILNCVINIFLSSFTFFYKDSYGFVALKETLFWILSGSLIPLDILPSYIQNINKYLPFGYIIFYPIQYILNNNENISFLLSMILIWILFFHFLISKIWRIGIKKYLAYGG; this is encoded by the coding sequence ATGCTAAGTTACATCTTTTTTATAAAAAATTCTTTTATTAATTTTTATCGTAATAAATGGTCTTTTTTAGGTATAATTACATTCTTAGTAATTATGTATTCCATTGAAGGATTTTTTTGGTATGGATTTTATAATAACAGCATAAACAAATTATATTCTAAAAATAGCATTATATTATATATTATGATTGCCTTAACCATGCACCAAATTGTTTCTTGTGTGGGTAAGCCCGATCAACTTTCCGAAGATATAGAAACAGGATCAATTGATTATTTTATTCTAAAACCATTAAATTATATAAATATATTAGTTTCTATTCATATAGGTTATGTAATAGCTAGATTTTTAGCATTATCTCCAATCATCTTATTTATTTTATGTTTAAATTCAATTACTCATATATTCATAAAAGTAACTCTACTTTTTATATTTTCAGTATTATGCGGCATTTTAAATTGCGTTATAAATATATTTTTATCTTCATTCACCTTTTTTTATAAGGATAGTTATGGTTTTGTCGCTTTAAAAGAAACATTATTTTGGATTTTATCAGGCTCATTAATTCCGCTCGATATTCTTCCTTCATATATCCAGAATATAAATAAATATTTGCCTTTTGGATATATTATATTTTACCCTATTCAATATATTTTGAATAATAATGAAAACATATCATTCTTATTATCTATGATACTTATTTGGATCCTATTTTTTCATTTTTTAATTAGCAAAATTTGGAGAATAGGTATAAAAAAATATCTTGCTTATGGTGGTTAA
- a CDS encoding ABC-2 family transporter protein, whose amino-acid sequence MGNIFHIFLNSLKLNISFLMKSKSNFYFMFFLQIFYYVVQVIFWSGIFNISNSDFIKEPIKIYGFLVTLAFIDNFYLTFFGSGSLNMQNEIFKLSLDNYLIKPIHPLIYFIFFKPNLGYFPGFILSIIFLISYYYYFNINLFQIFIHILSMLTGVFILNAISFIYRISCFWTNCLVMIKNSNPSFKIMVRPLESFEGKLRLFLLFVFPALFITGVPSSILYNDIMKYWLLIGFIMNIWIWILVYFLWKKGVKRYLIISV is encoded by the coding sequence ATGGGAAATATTTTTCATATATTTTTAAATTCATTAAAATTGAATATTTCATTTTTAATGAAAAGTAAAAGCAACTTCTATTTTATGTTTTTTTTGCAAATTTTTTATTATGTTGTTCAAGTTATATTTTGGTCAGGAATTTTTAATATAAGCAATTCCGATTTTATTAAAGAGCCTATTAAAATATACGGATTTTTAGTAACTCTAGCATTCATTGATAATTTTTATCTTACTTTTTTTGGTTCTGGAAGTTTAAATATGCAAAATGAAATATTTAAACTTTCTTTAGATAATTATCTTATAAAGCCGATACATCCATTAATTTATTTTATTTTTTTCAAACCAAATTTAGGATATTTTCCAGGTTTTATTTTAAGTATCATATTTTTAATTTCATATTACTATTACTTTAATATCAATTTATTTCAAATTTTTATTCATATTTTAAGTATGTTGACTGGGGTTTTTATATTAAATGCAATTTCATTTATTTATAGAATTTCATGTTTTTGGACAAATTGTTTAGTGATGATCAAAAATAGCAATCCCAGTTTTAAAATTATGGTAAGACCTCTTGAATCTTTTGAAGGAAAATTAAGGTTATTTTTATTATTTGTCTTTCCTGCACTATTTATAACTGGAGTTCCATCCTCTATTTTATACAATGATATTATGAAGTATTGGCTATTAATTGGATTCATAATGAATATTTGGATTTGGATTTTGGTATATTTTTTATGGAAAAAAGGTGTAAAAAGGTATCTAATTATCTCTGTATAA
- a CDS encoding NAD(P)-binding protein: protein MDNHLNFEVTKPEIVIVGGGISGLLLALKISKDPKKLANGIVLIEKQPQLGGRFFFSSSANFSGKNYEEITNELFENSSKKINLSGPGFESMPSVTLEALFRHFESHLSEEEKNEFEEFFKNENENSNTNTHKSYFIKKEFVSDRELFSGSSEILTKKESEIFRSFVEDFYQEKNNKENNNSVLNENIIFEKSQQWTELSKATKETLSPIFTAIVGPNWEKSLFLNVCKSLWSFFHLQKKEIPGYFYRGMCLEFGIAKILKKRGVVIRTLCEVIRVNHTKESLFQLILSDEVMPLNNSIHCKKLIFAIPLTKCLGLIAKEHFTPSQSRFVSKVRPVSLVVSEISHFHSIKSENWPENVSSGDQFLFPVERAQCFLTQDGRMLFSTKLDYEESLQAPAVREAVSRLRRAAARVLKSEYAEELKKGARIPQNKISERIVLLPVAYTIPSDMPSNIEVKETKMGIDGLYCCGDSFPGFAEEPWKMVVNSVYDVAMQLS from the coding sequence ATGGATAACCACTTAAACTTTGAAGTAACAAAACCAGAAATTGTTATTGTTGGTGGTGGCATATCAGGATTGCTTTTAGCGTTAAAAATTTCCAAAGACCCTAAAAAACTAGCAAATGGTATTGTTCTTATTGAAAAACAACCACAATTAGGTGGACGTTTTTTTTTCTCATCATCCGCAAATTTTTCTGGTAAAAATTATGAAGAAATTACAAATGAATTATTTGAAAACTCATCCAAAAAAATAAATTTAAGTGGCCCCGGTTTTGAATCTATGCCATCTGTTACTTTAGAAGCGCTCTTTCGTCATTTTGAATCCCATTTAAGCGAAGAAGAAAAAAACGAGTTTGAAGAGTTTTTTAAAAATGAGAATGAAAATTCAAATACAAACACACATAAAAGTTATTTTATTAAAAAAGAGTTTGTTTCTGATAGAGAACTTTTTTCAGGTTCTTCCGAAATTTTAACAAAAAAAGAATCTGAAATTTTTCGCTCCTTTGTAGAAGATTTTTATCAAGAAAAAAATAATAAAGAAAATAATAATTCTGTATTAAATGAAAATATTATATTTGAAAAATCTCAACAATGGACAGAACTTTCAAAAGCAACAAAAGAAACATTATCTCCTATTTTTACTGCTATAGTAGGACCAAATTGGGAAAAATCCTTATTTTTAAATGTATGTAAATCTTTGTGGTCCTTTTTTCATTTACAAAAAAAGGAAATTCCAGGTTATTTTTATCGAGGCATGTGTCTTGAATTTGGTATTGCAAAAATACTAAAAAAACGTGGCGTGGTTATTAGGACATTATGTGAAGTGATTCGAGTTAACCATACAAAAGAATCCCTTTTTCAGCTTATATTATCAGATGAAGTTATGCCTTTAAATAATTCTATCCATTGTAAAAAATTAATTTTTGCAATACCTCTTACAAAATGTTTAGGATTAATAGCAAAAGAACACTTCACTCCTAGTCAATCTCGTTTTGTTTCAAAAGTAAGACCTGTTTCATTAGTTGTTTCTGAAATTTCACATTTTCATTCCATAAAGTCTGAAAATTGGCCTGAAAATGTGAGTTCTGGAGATCAATTTTTATTTCCTGTTGAAAGAGCTCAATGTTTCCTTACTCAAGATGGTCGCATGTTATTTTCAACAAAACTGGATTATGAGGAGTCCTTGCAGGCTCCTGCTGTTCGTGAAGCAGTATCTCGTTTGAGACGAGCAGCTGCTCGTGTCTTAAAATCGGAATATGCAGAAGAATTAAAAAAGGGTGCACGAATTCCTCAAAATAAAATTAGTGAAAGAATAGTTCTTTTGCCTGTTGCATATACTATCCCTTCAGATATGCCATCTAATATTGAAGTAAAAGAAACAAAAATGGGAATAGATGGTCTCTATTGTTGTGGAGATAGTTTTCCTGGATTTGCAGAAGAACCTTGGAAAATGGTTGTAAATAGTGTTTATGATGTTGCTATGCAGTTAAGTTAA
- the rsgA gene encoding ribosome small subunit-dependent GTPase A: protein MARLKNFVDQDERRNNFKKIEKIKKEKRSVRGRIIDDWIIDSPNSDLTKKEMQEKLDELYKKGLRRGRVIEVQKRNVFIAEENEKGLPETENLWLCSVAKRHFQRAHKERNFVVVGDRILFEPNAELQFDSDGQPIDTDLPHGVVQHSFLRTSKISRKDPMHPEWEHVMLANIDLVAIVASVLNPEVRWGLIDRFLVQAEIEKIPAVIILNKVDLLENEKLASKDFLETYKKRIAIYKSIGYEIVEICALKPKKNMDNVKYLRKLFKGKLIGFAGHSGVGKSSLLNLMKPEFEQIVDENPDIFYKGRHTTTYNSLLQLDIGAYAIDTPGIRSFDINNYDPITLSYCFPEFRPFKCKYRECAHDHEPQCGIKQAVADGKISKERYRSYMGILKGVSFREGEGDSTDATMIADLKAREQKRDEDLAKEEFLNNEIK from the coding sequence TTGGCTCGCCTAAAAAACTTTGTCGATCAAGATGAACGACGTAACAATTTTAAAAAAATTGAAAAAATAAAAAAAGAAAAAAGATCTGTTCGTGGACGAATAATTGACGATTGGATTATTGATTCCCCTAATTCAGATCTTACTAAAAAAGAAATGCAAGAAAAACTTGATGAACTTTATAAAAAAGGTTTACGCCGTGGCCGTGTAATAGAAGTTCAAAAAAGAAATGTTTTTATTGCAGAAGAAAATGAAAAAGGACTCCCTGAAACTGAAAATTTATGGCTATGTTCGGTAGCAAAGAGACATTTTCAAAGAGCACATAAAGAACGTAACTTTGTTGTTGTTGGCGATCGAATATTGTTTGAACCAAATGCAGAATTGCAATTTGATTCTGATGGGCAGCCAATTGATACCGATCTTCCTCATGGCGTTGTTCAACATTCTTTTTTAAGGACAAGTAAAATATCCAGAAAAGATCCTATGCATCCTGAATGGGAACATGTGATGCTTGCTAATATTGATCTTGTTGCCATTGTCGCATCTGTATTAAATCCAGAAGTTCGTTGGGGACTAATTGATCGTTTTTTAGTACAAGCTGAAATTGAAAAAATACCAGCTGTTATTATCTTAAATAAAGTAGATTTATTGGAAAATGAAAAACTTGCTAGTAAAGATTTTCTTGAAACGTATAAAAAACGAATTGCAATATATAAAAGCATTGGGTATGAAATTGTTGAAATATGTGCTTTAAAACCTAAAAAAAATATGGATAACGTAAAATATTTACGGAAACTATTTAAAGGGAAATTAATTGGATTTGCAGGGCATTCGGGAGTTGGGAAAAGCAGCCTTTTAAATTTAATGAAACCTGAATTTGAACAAATTGTAGATGAAAATCCTGATATTTTTTATAAAGGACGCCATACAACTACCTACAATAGTTTGCTGCAATTAGATATTGGTGCCTACGCAATAGATACTCCAGGAATTCGTTCTTTTGATATTAACAATTATGATCCCATTACGTTAAGTTATTGCTTTCCAGAGTTCCGCCCATTTAAGTGTAAATACAGAGAATGTGCGCATGACCACGAACCACAATGTGGAATCAAACAAGCTGTTGCTGATGGTAAAATTTCAAAGGAACGTTATCGCAGTTATATGGGAATATTAAAAGGAGTGAGTTTTAGAGAAGGTGAGGGAGATTCCACCGATGCGACTATGATTGCCGATCTGAAGGCTCGTGAGCAAAAGCGTGATGAAGATTTAGCAAAAGAAGAGTTTTTAAATAATGAAATAAAGTAA
- a CDS encoding endonuclease MutS2, whose product MEHENNIDNSPKTFLRNDALMRLEWNKITSYLAGFSIFPHSKKLLSNLEPWLDFEERDFYFTSTSEMLDLNTLGNGISLETFDFSLFENLLRRGAILSPQALFQILITLKLCHSIQNYFKNEKARTIKYPTLFQLACELKPQMDLLAKLNKSVDINGAILSSASPELYSARSRLENAKRKIVEHLEEILKKQDVRNSLQDNVWMLREGRYVLPVRSDRKTGIDGIPRGVSQSGSTVFIEPHALAMQHSNLEKAQSDVEIEENRILRELSKECYLVHEDILNSSEVLTKFDIISARTKFAGAIEGIRPRFLEPKEHNARFSLINAKHPLFLLEKKSCVANDLQLMPQRHDERSPKIWVLSGPNAGGKTVAMKTVGVTALMAKAGLFVSCEKAEILDYENIFVELGDRQNREEDLSTFSGHLSQLKKIAEEANELTLILLDEGFVGTDPAIGVAMARATLEYFSNKKATVIITTHFSNLKTLADGDHRFFNGSMEFEPHKLLPTYKLLNGIPGQSYAIELAERMGLNNEIIQKARGYYGNESQRMENILKDLQLKRIEVTEELKQQSNLTKKLEHELKSLHHEKEKLSELRNSLVENYRNKLQKRLNAFENRLEIRERQFEKQKESILRDLNDQSITNQITSNLEISTLENQNKETDKKIEKIDISNSKNQLKPKKLLGLDALSELKLPKKQYSESTIDYDSLDEKAAKFRAPKHMSSRALLDEARMSLNAMKNSFDDIEENLHDDLDTLQELEKSTKEKAKSAKQTAIETIAQGRPPEYWKPGMIVKSAKFREKGNVLKSADSKGNIECQFGIMKVKISYHELIPVNENQNSLKNESFSKTKLFSKQKQNSKTKKIQNLQDSEIPPTLQHSGNTINLRGNTVDESLDKLDIELDKMNRMHVDRVVIIHGHGMGKIKESVRKHLEESSYKLRFRSGRQGEGGDGVTIVAFDD is encoded by the coding sequence ATGGAACATGAAAACAACATTGACAACAGTCCCAAAACATTTCTTCGTAATGACGCTCTCATGCGTCTTGAATGGAATAAAATAACGAGCTATTTAGCTGGTTTTTCAATATTTCCTCATTCAAAAAAGCTATTATCCAATTTAGAACCTTGGTTAGATTTTGAAGAAAGAGATTTTTATTTTACTTCAACCTCTGAAATGCTTGATTTAAATACCTTAGGGAATGGAATTTCACTAGAGACTTTTGATTTCAGTCTTTTTGAAAATCTTCTTCGCAGAGGAGCAATTTTATCCCCACAAGCTTTATTCCAAATTTTAATTACACTCAAGCTTTGTCATTCTATTCAAAATTATTTTAAAAATGAAAAAGCCAGAACAATAAAATACCCTACTTTATTTCAGCTTGCTTGTGAGCTCAAACCTCAAATGGATTTACTCGCAAAATTGAATAAGAGCGTTGATATAAATGGTGCTATTTTATCTTCCGCTTCTCCTGAACTTTACTCTGCTCGTAGCCGCTTAGAAAATGCCAAACGTAAGATAGTGGAACATTTAGAAGAAATATTAAAAAAACAAGATGTTCGGAATTCACTTCAAGACAATGTCTGGATGTTAAGAGAGGGTCGGTATGTTCTTCCCGTGCGATCGGATCGCAAAACAGGGATAGATGGAATACCAAGAGGAGTGAGTCAATCTGGTTCTACCGTTTTTATTGAGCCCCATGCTCTTGCCATGCAGCATTCCAATTTAGAAAAAGCGCAATCCGATGTCGAAATAGAAGAGAATCGAATTTTACGAGAGCTTTCTAAAGAATGTTACCTTGTCCATGAAGATATTTTAAATTCATCTGAAGTTTTAACTAAGTTTGATATTATTTCTGCTAGAACCAAATTTGCGGGTGCTATTGAAGGCATACGACCTCGTTTCTTAGAACCAAAAGAACATAATGCTCGTTTTTCCTTAATTAATGCAAAACATCCTCTTTTTCTCCTCGAAAAAAAGTCTTGTGTTGCAAATGATCTTCAACTTATGCCTCAAAGACATGATGAAAGATCACCTAAAATATGGGTATTAAGCGGTCCAAATGCAGGTGGTAAAACAGTTGCTATGAAAACAGTAGGGGTTACTGCGCTTATGGCAAAAGCGGGATTATTTGTTTCCTGTGAAAAAGCAGAAATATTAGACTATGAAAATATTTTTGTTGAACTGGGAGATAGACAAAACAGAGAAGAAGATCTCTCTACGTTTTCAGGACATTTATCTCAATTAAAAAAAATCGCTGAAGAAGCAAATGAATTAACTCTTATATTGCTTGATGAAGGGTTTGTTGGAACCGATCCCGCGATTGGTGTTGCTATGGCACGAGCTACTTTAGAATATTTTTCTAATAAAAAAGCAACAGTAATTATAACAACTCACTTCTCTAATTTAAAAACTTTAGCAGATGGTGATCATCGCTTTTTTAATGGAAGTATGGAATTTGAACCTCATAAATTATTGCCAACTTATAAATTATTAAATGGAATTCCCGGGCAAAGTTACGCAATAGAACTCGCAGAGCGTATGGGATTAAATAATGAAATCATACAAAAAGCGAGAGGTTATTATGGTAATGAATCTCAAAGAATGGAGAATATTCTAAAAGACCTTCAATTAAAAAGGATTGAAGTAACAGAGGAATTAAAGCAGCAAAGTAACTTAACAAAAAAACTTGAGCACGAATTAAAATCCTTGCATCATGAAAAAGAAAAATTATCTGAACTGAGAAACTCTCTTGTTGAAAATTATAGAAATAAATTACAAAAGAGATTAAATGCTTTTGAAAATCGTTTAGAAATTAGAGAACGTCAATTTGAAAAACAAAAAGAAAGCATTTTACGTGATTTAAACGATCAATCAATTACAAATCAAATCACAAGTAATCTTGAAATATCAACGCTTGAAAATCAAAATAAAGAAACAGATAAAAAAATTGAAAAAATAGATATTTCAAATTCTAAAAATCAGCTAAAACCTAAAAAACTTTTAGGTTTAGATGCTCTCTCCGAATTAAAGCTTCCTAAAAAACAATACTCCGAATCTACTATTGACTACGACTCTTTAGATGAAAAAGCAGCTAAATTCAGAGCTCCTAAACATATGTCAAGTAGAGCTTTATTAGACGAAGCGCGCATGAGCTTAAACGCTATGAAAAATTCATTTGATGATATTGAAGAGAATCTTCATGATGATCTTGACACGCTTCAAGAGCTTGAAAAATCTACAAAAGAAAAAGCAAAATCAGCAAAACAAACAGCAATTGAAACAATTGCTCAAGGAAGGCCACCTGAATATTGGAAACCAGGTATGATAGTAAAATCGGCAAAATTTAGAGAAAAAGGAAATGTGTTAAAAAGCGCCGATTCAAAAGGAAACATTGAGTGCCAATTTGGAATTATGAAGGTTAAAATATCTTATCATGAATTAATACCAGTGAATGAAAATCAAAATTCTCTAAAAAATGAATCCTTTTCAAAAACAAAATTATTTTCAAAACAAAAACAAAATTCTAAAACAAAAAAAATCCAAAATCTTCAAGATAGCGAAATTCCACCTACTCTTCAGCATTCTGGGAATACTATAAATTTACGTGGAAATACGGTGGATGAATCTCTTGATAAACTTGATATTGAGTTAGATAAAATGAATCGTATGCATGTAGATAGGGTTGTTATCATCCATGGCCATGGAATGGGAAAAATTAAAGAATCTGTTCGCAAACATTTAGAAGAATCATCTTATAAATTAAGATTTCGAAGTGGCCGCCAAGGTGAAGGCGGAGATGGAGTAACAATTGTAGCATTTGACGATTAA
- the infA gene encoding translation initiation factor IF-1, with protein sequence MSRSDLLNVEGIVTNVFAGGKYSVSLNTGQIISAKISGRMRKYQISVIIGDKVTVGLSPYDVSHGLIISREKLNSKGK encoded by the coding sequence ATGAGCCGATCAGACCTTTTAAATGTTGAAGGTATTGTTACGAATGTTTTTGCAGGCGGAAAATATTCAGTAAGCCTAAATACAGGACAAATTATTTCAGCAAAAATATCGGGAAGAATGCGTAAATATCAAATTAGTGTAATTATAGGTGATAAAGTGACAGTAGGTTTGTCACCTTATGACGTAAGCCACGGACTCATTATCTCACGAGAAAAACTCAATTCAAAAGGAAAATAA
- a CDS encoding DUF1028 domain-containing protein, whose translation MKLTLFILILFININAYATFSIIAMDKETNESGAVMGTCLPTLRIGKIADDLVNYTDGFGIMIFQAKVNDFSDTWFNTAVGFMDQDEPYYTATVINNHLSNKIFDPLYQTRQILTVKKDKYSNITSNVYTGDDVGKESFGVTGTSNNGRFTYAIAGNLLTHKNTLLIMKNTFKNSKGSLSDKLVLALSKIGKIKNYGDIRCKENLISSNHAFLRTFKGSELEYDIQVSTFLNQKEDAAELLEEEYELNKIRH comes from the coding sequence ATGAAACTCACTTTATTTATTTTAATTTTATTTATAAATATAAATGCATACGCAACATTTTCCATCATTGCCATGGATAAGGAAACAAATGAATCGGGAGCTGTAATGGGAACCTGCCTTCCTACATTAAGGATTGGAAAAATTGCCGACGATCTCGTTAACTATACAGATGGATTTGGAATTATGATTTTTCAAGCTAAAGTTAATGATTTTTCTGACACTTGGTTTAATACAGCTGTTGGATTTATGGATCAAGACGAGCCTTATTATACTGCTACAGTAATAAATAATCACCTTAGTAATAAAATATTTGATCCCCTCTATCAAACAAGACAAATTTTGACTGTAAAAAAAGATAAATATTCAAACATAACTTCAAATGTTTACACAGGTGATGATGTTGGCAAGGAGTCCTTTGGAGTTACTGGGACATCAAATAATGGTAGATTTACTTATGCCATAGCTGGAAATTTATTAACCCATAAAAACACATTATTAATTATGAAAAATACATTTAAAAATTCGAAGGGATCATTATCTGATAAACTAGTTTTAGCATTAAGTAAAATTGGAAAAATTAAAAATTATGGTGATATAAGATGTAAAGAAAATTTGATATCATCCAATCATGCTTTTTTAAGAACATTTAAAGGATCAGAGTTGGAATATGATATTCAAGTTTCAACATTTTTAAATCAAAAAGAAGATGCTGCTGAACTATTGGAAGAAGAATATGAATTAAATAAGATACGCCACTAA
- a CDS encoding phosphatase PAP2 family protein: MLKYLVIPFLFISYFFIDSPLVLFLNKNGINKNFVLEIFTHIPDLIIGILVIYFVLFIFLYRKWQKYKCFNIFFLAMISVAISVQVKDLLKYVFGRYWPDTWINGNPSLIVHNAYGFHFFQKGSEYSSFPSGHTTVTFAFFCVFVYFYPKFKNYFYIPMFLLGIGQVLKHYHFLSDVVAGGFLGWVVATTICKYYMINNDKKLIK; this comes from the coding sequence TTGCTTAAATATTTAGTCATTCCTTTTTTGTTTATATCCTATTTTTTTATAGATTCTCCTCTTGTATTATTTTTAAATAAAAATGGTATAAATAAGAATTTTGTTTTAGAGATATTTACCCATATACCTGATTTAATTATAGGTATACTTGTTATTTATTTTGTTTTATTTATTTTTCTATACAGAAAATGGCAGAAGTATAAATGTTTTAATATTTTTTTTCTTGCTATGATTTCTGTTGCAATTAGTGTGCAAGTAAAAGATCTTTTAAAATATGTTTTTGGTAGATATTGGCCTGATACTTGGATTAACGGAAATCCATCATTAATTGTGCATAACGCATATGGATTTCATTTTTTTCAAAAAGGTTCTGAATATTCCTCTTTTCCGTCTGGTCATACAACAGTTACATTTGCATTTTTTTGTGTTTTTGTATATTTCTATCCTAAATTTAAAAACTACTTTTATATTCCCATGTTTCTTTTGGGTATAGGCCAAGTTTTAAAACATTATCACTTTTTAAGCGATGTTGTTGCTGGTGGTTTTCTGGGTTGGGTAGTGGCGACAACAATATGCAAATATTATATGATTAATAACGATAAAAAATTAATTAAATAA
- a CDS encoding transporter substrate-binding domain-containing protein, with the protein MYFKIYKLLILQLFLFTFPPIFAQNERKVIKIGYFIAPPFTFESSDHISGGAIIDFYKNHIMLNTPYEFHFEAFPLTRLYIDLKKGDIDMIAMSSKNKTDFGIIIGANALYSSKSFLITKKNFKYEKITSASQLKDVIIGSNKDGARNSFLIQNKNALKFEESSSQDSVHFLLKKLLAGRVDAVYGYLYYAYIYLAKKENVYDKIKIVEIPGDPVLVYAGYSPKLDPKIREKIEKQISIQINEKNISLDQMVKNIK; encoded by the coding sequence ATGTATTTTAAAATATACAAATTACTTATTTTACAACTATTCCTTTTTACTTTTCCTCCTATTTTTGCTCAAAATGAGAGAAAAGTTATTAAGATAGGGTATTTTATAGCTCCTCCTTTTACATTTGAATCAAGCGATCACATAAGCGGGGGTGCTATTATTGATTTTTATAAAAATCATATTATGCTCAATACTCCCTATGAGTTTCATTTTGAAGCTTTTCCCTTAACAAGGCTTTATATTGATTTAAAAAAGGGCGATATAGACATGATTGCCATGTCCTCAAAAAATAAAACCGACTTTGGAATTATAATTGGTGCGAATGCCTTATATAGTTCAAAAAGCTTTTTAATTACTAAAAAAAATTTTAAATACGAAAAAATAACCTCAGCAAGTCAATTAAAAGATGTCATCATTGGGTCTAATAAAGATGGCGCAAGAAATTCTTTCTTAATTCAAAATAAAAATGCCTTAAAATTTGAAGAATCTTCTAGCCAAGATTCAGTTCATTTTTTATTAAAAAAGCTTTTAGCCGGAAGAGTTGATGCCGTTTATGGTTATTTATATTATGCTTATATTTATTTAGCAAAAAAAGAGAACGTTTATGATAAAATTAAAATTGTAGAAATACCTGGTGATCCTGTTTTAGTTTATGCTGGCTATAGTCCAAAATTAGACCCAAAAATTCGTGAAAAAATTGAAAAGCAAATTTCAATACAGATAAATGAGAAAAATATTAGTTTAGATCAAATGGTTAAAAATATTAAATAA